One Papaver somniferum cultivar HN1 chromosome 10, ASM357369v1, whole genome shotgun sequence genomic window carries:
- the LOC113319434 gene encoding glycine-rich RNA-binding protein 4, mitochondrial-like isoform X2 gives MFLVRKLTARNPTGNVRFFCAPPSSTPSPNYNTTNNTTTTNNKLFVGGLSWGVDEKSLTEAFSSFGNVTEVRIIYDKDSGRSRGFGFVHFSTNNDARSAKDAMDGKVRHFWVDHYA, from the exons ATGTTTCTAGTGCGAAAACTAACTGCTCGTAACCCTACTGGCAACGTCCGCTTCTTTTGTGCACCTCCATCCTCCACACCGTCACCCAACTACAACACCACCAACAACACTACTACTACCAACAACAAACTATTCGTTGGAG GTCTGTCATGGGGAGTAGATGAGAAATCATTGACCGAAGCTTTCTCTTCTTTTGGAAATGTTACAGAAG TGAGGATTATCTATGACAAGGATTCTGGAAGGTCAAGGGGATTTGGTTTTGTTCACTTTTCAACAAACAATGATGCTAGATCTGCCAAAGATGCCATGGATGGAAAGGTAAG GCATTTTTGGGTCGACCACTACGCATAA
- the LOC113319434 gene encoding glycine-rich RNA-binding protein 4, mitochondrial-like isoform X1: MFLVRKLTARNPTGNVRFFCAPPSSTPSPNYNTTNNTTTTNNKLFVGGLSWGVDEKSLTEAFSSFGNVTEVRIIYDKDSGRSRGFGFVHFSTNNDARSAKDAMDGKAFLGRPLRISFALEKVRGGPVVVPRLSNVTDVSRRNN, encoded by the exons ATGTTTCTAGTGCGAAAACTAACTGCTCGTAACCCTACTGGCAACGTCCGCTTCTTTTGTGCACCTCCATCCTCCACACCGTCACCCAACTACAACACCACCAACAACACTACTACTACCAACAACAAACTATTCGTTGGAG GTCTGTCATGGGGAGTAGATGAGAAATCATTGACCGAAGCTTTCTCTTCTTTTGGAAATGTTACAGAAG TGAGGATTATCTATGACAAGGATTCTGGAAGGTCAAGGGGATTTGGTTTTGTTCACTTTTCAACAAACAATGATGCTAGATCTGCCAAAGATGCCATGGATGGAAAG GCATTTTTGGGTCGACCACTACGCATAAGTTTTGCTCTTGAGAAGGTTCGTGGTGGACCTGTGGTAGTCCCTCGTCTTTCTAATGTAACAGATGTTAGTCGCCGAAATAATTGA